A DNA window from Shewanella baltica contains the following coding sequences:
- the torS gene encoding TMAO reductase system sensor histidine kinase/response regulator TorS, with product MAPLSLSRTSLTGRLMLAFSVLGVLLMLLVSLGSLSLHWLKQADSYLYEESLPASQAARQLVQASNALSDGVQQLGRVEDERQREFIGRKLSLESVNMFNGIKTLTILDVNEGQNLNQLAEQIISQLTSLGKSVGRRLTMGDELQLKAHDLSIAAGHASELLQSELAVVNSAILAKLSQAYPDMAGAKRSGRLLDDVIEGELDIQEQLNRALKLVHQIALLSQLFESSELQSELQLSVPNLLATFASTNPSPSFTLPEPEMATAMDRALAHKTDSALASSDINIDLMALDNVPEIIRDPGRLQALKTELAVLAHTPQIIKLQRELSQTLQQQQRQQQELAEKLYGLNTLVDRALNQQQQQAELARSDYLHQLSLARLGLWGTGALMFVVIGFVIYRVIYRGIALRLNQATEAMSRLSLGDTDVSLEAHGDDELTAMANAIEAFKRKTAHNLKLQADLRQVADELTEHKKALEQTVAARTQELADTNNRLDAEAKGHAKARKIAEEASQAKSQFLATMSHEIRTPLNGLLGTLTLLGHSELPPAQQQMLALSQYSGTLLQTVLNDILDFSRLEQGKLSHEPRPTDINTLLDEVLAIMVAGANLAGLSLKMNKPKLPNCINIDGPKLRQVLFNLIGNGIKFTQEGCVTLTVSLQGTQLSFVVQDTGVGIVPAALDKLFVPYSALPNQGRSRGTGLGLAICKQLVELMDASGRGIWVKSQPGKGSEFGFELAFNECDMTNTQAVKERVLVPARQVMVVEDNKVNAMVAQGFLAHLGHKSVLAVSCQQALEFVESSGVAFDAVMLDIQLSDGSGIDLLPQLKMLIANPNVKFAAFTAQMQSEDLQHYREVGFDAVLAKPLSLQTLTEWLGVAVSPLSASISSSTVNDLLSAPPQVTTEAKIATTIADVDDEPLLDLKQLAQDKDVLGSEAMMSMLDLFSDSSREQLAKLSLANPKEEVAKLLHGLKGSSASMGLIALAKLCKELELALKASANKDSVDKASANNALELSEFQRLESCWQASIAALSQWLAAQND from the coding sequence GTGGCTCCTTTATCTTTATCGCGAACCAGTTTAACCGGTCGATTAATGCTCGCCTTCAGTGTGTTAGGCGTATTGCTGATGCTGCTTGTTAGCTTAGGTAGCTTGAGTCTACATTGGCTAAAACAGGCCGATAGTTACTTGTACGAAGAGTCACTCCCCGCATCCCAAGCGGCGAGGCAGCTAGTGCAAGCTTCTAATGCCTTGTCCGATGGTGTGCAGCAGTTAGGGCGGGTAGAAGATGAGCGTCAACGGGAGTTTATTGGTCGTAAACTGAGCCTTGAAAGTGTCAATATGTTTAATGGCATCAAAACCTTAACTATATTGGATGTTAACGAAGGCCAAAATCTTAACCAGCTGGCCGAACAAATCATCAGCCAATTAACCTCACTGGGCAAAAGTGTGGGTAGGCGTTTGACCATGGGCGATGAACTGCAGCTTAAGGCCCATGATTTGTCCATCGCCGCAGGACATGCCTCCGAATTACTTCAATCTGAGCTCGCCGTCGTGAATTCTGCCATCTTGGCGAAGTTGAGTCAGGCCTATCCTGATATGGCAGGCGCGAAGCGCAGCGGCCGATTACTCGACGATGTGATTGAGGGCGAACTTGATATTCAAGAGCAGCTCAATCGTGCCCTTAAGTTAGTTCATCAAATTGCCTTGTTAAGTCAGCTATTTGAATCCTCCGAATTGCAGTCAGAATTACAATTAAGTGTGCCGAATTTACTGGCGACGTTTGCAAGCACGAATCCTTCCCCGAGTTTTACGCTTCCTGAGCCTGAGATGGCGACGGCAATGGACAGGGCGCTTGCCCATAAGACGGATTCAGCGCTTGCTTCGAGTGACATCAATATCGATTTGATGGCACTCGATAATGTGCCCGAGATAATTCGCGATCCGGGGCGTTTGCAGGCGTTAAAAACCGAATTAGCAGTGTTAGCGCACACACCACAAATCATTAAATTACAGCGGGAATTAAGCCAAACACTGCAGCAGCAACAGCGTCAGCAGCAAGAGTTAGCCGAAAAACTCTATGGACTTAATACGCTGGTGGATAGAGCTCTAAATCAACAGCAACAACAGGCTGAATTAGCACGTAGTGATTATCTACACCAATTGTCCCTTGCTAGGCTTGGGCTTTGGGGCACCGGTGCCTTGATGTTTGTGGTAATTGGCTTTGTGATCTATCGAGTGATTTATCGCGGTATCGCCCTTAGGTTAAATCAGGCGACCGAGGCCATGTCCCGCCTGAGCTTAGGTGACACGGACGTGAGTTTAGAGGCCCACGGGGATGATGAACTGACTGCGATGGCAAATGCTATCGAAGCCTTCAAGCGTAAAACTGCCCATAATCTTAAATTACAGGCTGATTTACGTCAGGTGGCAGATGAGTTGACCGAGCATAAAAAGGCGTTGGAGCAAACGGTTGCTGCCCGTACGCAGGAGCTGGCCGATACCAATAATCGCCTCGATGCCGAAGCCAAGGGCCATGCTAAAGCAAGGAAAATAGCTGAAGAGGCGAGTCAGGCAAAATCCCAATTCCTTGCGACCATGAGCCACGAAATTCGTACGCCTCTCAATGGTTTACTCGGTACATTAACTTTGCTCGGTCACAGTGAACTACCGCCAGCGCAGCAGCAAATGTTAGCGCTATCGCAATATAGCGGCACTTTATTACAAACCGTGTTGAACGACATTTTGGATTTTTCGCGTCTTGAACAAGGGAAACTCAGCCACGAGCCAAGGCCAACCGATATCAATACCTTGCTCGATGAAGTGCTGGCAATCATGGTTGCGGGTGCAAATTTAGCTGGGCTCAGCCTCAAAATGAACAAGCCTAAGCTACCAAACTGCATCAATATCGATGGGCCTAAGTTGCGCCAAGTATTGTTCAACCTAATCGGCAATGGCATTAAATTTACGCAAGAGGGCTGCGTGACGCTAACTGTTAGTCTGCAAGGCACCCAATTGTCCTTTGTCGTACAGGACACGGGCGTTGGTATTGTGCCTGCGGCACTTGATAAACTTTTTGTGCCCTACAGTGCTTTACCTAATCAAGGTCGCAGTCGCGGCACGGGTTTAGGGCTCGCTATTTGTAAGCAATTGGTTGAGTTAATGGATGCTAGCGGCCGCGGGATTTGGGTTAAAAGTCAGCCAGGAAAAGGCAGTGAGTTTGGTTTTGAACTCGCCTTTAATGAATGCGATATGACCAATACCCAAGCGGTAAAAGAGAGGGTGCTAGTGCCTGCTCGCCAAGTGATGGTGGTAGAAGACAATAAAGTGAATGCTATGGTGGCGCAGGGATTTTTAGCGCACTTAGGTCACAAGTCAGTGCTTGCTGTCAGTTGCCAGCAGGCGCTTGAATTTGTTGAGTCTAGCGGCGTGGCTTTCGATGCTGTGATGCTGGATATTCAGCTCAGTGATGGCTCTGGAATTGATTTATTGCCGCAGTTAAAAATGTTGATCGCCAACCCTAATGTGAAGTTTGCCGCCTTTACCGCCCAAATGCAGAGCGAGGATTTACAGCATTACCGCGAGGTAGGATTTGATGCTGTATTGGCTAAGCCTCTAAGTCTACAAACCCTTACAGAATGGCTTGGCGTTGCGGTTTCTCCCTTGTCGGCATCCATTTCATCATCGACCGTGAATGACCTGTTGTCTGCGCCGCCTCAAGTCACAACGGAAGCTAAGATTGCAACGACAATAGCGGATGTCGATGATGAGCCGTTATTAGATCTCAAGCAGTTAGCGCAGGATAAGGACGTACTCGGCAGCGAAGCTATGATGTCTATGCTCGATCTTTTTAGTGATTCGAGTCGTGAGCAGCTTGCCAAACTGTCTCTAGCTAATCCCAAGGAAGAGGTAGCCAAATTGCTGCACGGGCTTAAGGGCAGCAGTGCCAGTATGGGATTGATAGCGTTAGCTAAATTATGTAAGGAGTTAGAGCTGGCGCTAAAAGCCAGTGCAAATAAAGACAGTGTAGATAAAGCCAGTGCAAATAACGCGTTGGAGCTTAGTGAATTTCAACGCCTTGAGTCTTGCTGGCAGGCATCCATTGCCGCCTTAAGCCAATGGTTAGCTGCACAAAACGACTGA
- the torD gene encoding molecular chaperone TorD, which yields MSQVDINHARALVYQLLSSLFAREVDEQRLKELTSEAAQQFWEQLSLEANFTQSVDKIRSMLNGIKDDETLLELAADYCGLFLVGTKHSASPYASLYLSGEDEPLLFGQQHQQMSEFLHQSKLQVQSHFPEPADHLAVMLAYMAHLCCHSEDSVQLSFLQTCIDSWLAKFINQLTQCDKNGFYSAVATLTLAWVKQDIAQLEPAVAVIS from the coding sequence ATGAGTCAAGTCGATATCAACCACGCCAGAGCCTTGGTTTATCAGCTGTTATCATCACTGTTCGCCCGCGAAGTTGACGAGCAAAGACTTAAAGAACTCACCAGCGAAGCGGCGCAGCAATTCTGGGAACAGCTTAGCCTAGAGGCTAATTTCACTCAGTCAGTGGATAAAATTCGCAGCATGCTCAATGGGATAAAAGATGATGAGACGTTACTCGAACTCGCGGCGGATTACTGCGGCTTATTTCTCGTTGGCACCAAACACAGCGCTTCCCCCTATGCTAGCCTGTATTTAAGCGGTGAAGATGAACCTCTGCTATTTGGTCAGCAACATCAGCAGATGAGTGAATTTTTACACCAGAGCAAACTGCAGGTGCAGAGTCATTTCCCAGAGCCCGCCGACCATTTGGCCGTGATGCTCGCCTATATGGCGCACTTATGTTGTCACAGTGAAGACAGTGTCCAATTAAGCTTTTTGCAAACCTGCATCGACTCTTGGTTAGCAAAATTTATTAACCAACTCACTCAATGCGACAAAAACGGTTTTTATAGTGCCGTTGCCACACTCACCTTAGCGTGGGTGAAGCAAGATATCGCACAGCTTGAACCCGCTGTGGCGGTGATTAGCTAA
- the torA gene encoding trimethylamine-N-oxide reductase TorA yields the protein MNRRDFLKGIASSSFVVLGGSSVLTPLNALAKAGINEDEWLTTGSHFGAFKMKRKNGVIAEVKPFDLDKYPTDMINGIRGMVYNPSRVRYPMVRLDFLLKGHKSNTHQRGDFRFVRVTWDKALTLFKHSLDEVQTQYGPSGLHAGQTGWRATGQLHSSTSHMQRAVGMHGNYVKKIGDYSTGAGQTILPYVLGSTEVYAQGTSWPLILEHSDTIVLWSNDPYKNLQVGWNAETHESFAYLAQLKEKVKQGKIRVISIDPVVTKTQAYLGCEQLYVNPQTDVTLMLAIAHEMISQKLYDDKFIQGYSLGFEEFVPYVMGTKDGVAKTPEWAAPICGVEAHVIRDLAKTLVKGRTQFMMGWCIQRQQHGEQPYWMAAVLATMIGQIGLPGGGISYGHHYSSIGVPSSGAAAPGAFPRNLDENQKPLFDSSDFKGASSTIPVARWIDAILEPGKTIDANGSKVVYPDIKMMIFSGNNPWNHHQDRNRMKQAFHKLECVVTVDVNWTATCRFSDIVLPACTTYERNDIDVYGAYANRGILAMQKMVEPLFDSLSDFEIFTRFAAVLGKEKEYTRNMGEMEWLETLYNECKAANAGKFEMPDFATFWKQGYVHFGDGEVWTRHADFRNDPEINPLGTPSGLIEIFSRKIDQFGYDDCKGHPTWMEKTERSHGGPGSDKHPIWLQSCHPDKRLHSQMCESREYRETYAVNGREPVYISPVDAKARGIKDGDIVRVFNDRGQLLAGAVVSDNFPTGIVRIHEGAWYGPVGKDGSTEGGAEVGALCSYGDPNTLTLDIGTSKLAQACSAYTCLVEFEKYQGKVPKVSSFDGPIEVEI from the coding sequence ATGAACAGAAGAGACTTTTTAAAGGGTATCGCCTCATCCTCTTTCGTTGTCTTAGGTGGCAGCTCAGTGTTAACGCCCTTAAATGCCTTAGCCAAAGCGGGCATCAATGAAGACGAATGGCTAACCACAGGTTCACACTTCGGCGCCTTTAAAATGAAGCGCAAAAACGGCGTCATTGCCGAAGTGAAACCCTTCGACTTAGATAAGTATCCAACGGATATGATTAACGGCATCCGCGGCATGGTCTACAATCCATCGCGTGTACGTTACCCTATGGTGCGCTTAGATTTTTTACTCAAAGGTCATAAGAGTAATACCCATCAACGGGGTGATTTCCGCTTTGTTCGTGTAACATGGGACAAGGCATTAACACTGTTTAAGCATTCATTAGATGAAGTCCAAACCCAATACGGTCCATCAGGTCTGCATGCGGGTCAAACCGGTTGGCGCGCCACGGGTCAACTGCATTCCAGCACGAGTCATATGCAACGCGCGGTGGGGATGCACGGCAACTATGTGAAGAAAATCGGCGACTACTCCACAGGTGCAGGCCAAACGATTCTGCCCTATGTGTTAGGTTCAACCGAAGTGTATGCCCAAGGCACTTCATGGCCGCTGATCTTAGAACACAGCGACACTATCGTGCTGTGGTCGAACGATCCGTACAAGAACCTGCAAGTGGGTTGGAATGCGGAAACCCACGAGTCTTTTGCTTATCTTGCGCAGTTAAAAGAGAAAGTGAAGCAAGGCAAGATCCGCGTTATCAGTATCGACCCTGTGGTGACTAAGACCCAAGCCTATTTGGGCTGTGAGCAACTCTACGTTAACCCACAGACAGATGTGACCTTAATGCTGGCCATCGCCCACGAGATGATTAGCCAAAAACTTTACGACGATAAATTTATCCAAGGCTACAGCCTAGGCTTTGAAGAGTTTGTGCCTTATGTGATGGGCACTAAAGATGGCGTCGCCAAAACCCCAGAGTGGGCCGCGCCTATCTGTGGTGTTGAAGCCCATGTTATCCGCGATTTAGCCAAAACCTTAGTCAAGGGCCGCACTCAGTTCATGATGGGTTGGTGCATCCAGCGCCAGCAACACGGCGAACAACCCTATTGGATGGCGGCGGTACTGGCGACCATGATCGGCCAAATCGGTCTACCCGGTGGTGGCATCAGTTATGGTCACCACTACTCGAGTATCGGCGTGCCTTCATCGGGTGCCGCGGCGCCAGGTGCCTTCCCCCGTAACTTGGACGAAAATCAAAAGCCGCTATTTGATAGCTCCGACTTCAAGGGCGCGAGCAGCACGATTCCGGTTGCCCGCTGGATTGATGCGATTCTCGAACCCGGCAAAACCATTGATGCTAACGGCTCGAAAGTGGTTTATCCCGATATCAAGATGATGATTTTCTCGGGTAATAACCCTTGGAACCATCACCAAGACAGAAATCGTATGAAGCAAGCCTTCCATAAGCTTGAGTGTGTGGTCACTGTCGATGTGAACTGGACGGCAACTTGCCGCTTCTCGGATATCGTACTGCCCGCTTGTACTACCTATGAGCGCAACGATATCGACGTGTACGGCGCCTATGCTAACCGCGGTATTTTAGCCATGCAGAAAATGGTTGAGCCACTGTTTGATAGCTTGTCGGATTTTGAAATTTTCACTCGCTTTGCCGCCGTACTCGGCAAAGAGAAAGAATACACCCGTAACATGGGCGAAATGGAGTGGTTAGAAACCCTCTATAACGAATGTAAAGCCGCCAACGCGGGCAAGTTTGAGATGCCTGACTTTGCGACTTTCTGGAAACAAGGTTATGTGCATTTTGGTGACGGTGAAGTCTGGACGCGCCATGCAGACTTTAGAAACGATCCTGAAATCAATCCACTAGGCACGCCTTCAGGTTTGATTGAAATTTTTAGCCGTAAGATTGATCAATTCGGTTACGATGACTGTAAAGGTCACCCAACTTGGATGGAGAAAACCGAGCGTAGCCATGGCGGTCCAGGCTCTGACAAGCATCCGATTTGGTTGCAGTCATGCCACCCAGACAAACGCTTACACTCGCAAATGTGTGAGTCGCGAGAATACCGCGAGACCTACGCAGTCAATGGCCGTGAGCCTGTGTATATCAGCCCTGTCGACGCAAAAGCGCGCGGCATCAAAGATGGCGATATAGTGCGAGTCTTTAACGACCGTGGCCAACTGTTGGCAGGTGCTGTGGTATCGGACAACTTCCCTACTGGTATTGTGCGGATTCACGAAGGCGCATGGTATGGGCCAGTAGGTAAAGATGGTAGCACTGAAGGTGGGGCTGAAGTCGGCGCCCTGTGTAGTTATGGCGATCCTAACACCCTCACTTTAGACATAGGCACCTCTAAACTTGCCCAAGCTTGCTCAGCCTATACTTGCTTAGTCGAGTTTGAAAAATACCAAGGCAAAGTGCCTAAGGTCAGCTCCTTCGATGGTCCTATCGAAGTCGAAATCTAA
- the torC gene encoding pentaheme c-type cytochrome TorC yields the protein MKWLTNLWRTLNKPTKALTLGAVSISAFIMGIIFWGGFNTALEATNTEAFCISCHSMESKPYQELQETVHWSNHSGVRATCPDCHVPHNWSRKIARKMEASHDVWGWLFNTVNTPEKFEAKRLEMASREWKRFDRDNSLACKNCHNYNSMKWEAMSPLAQKQMKRAAEIDQSCIDCHKGIAHHLPEMGTARAPELIAEVGSGVSSVETNQTYYSALTKPLFFTDKGDVEAGTLNVATKVKVLETQGKRIKIGIDGWRKKIGAGRVIYMDFGVNILSAQLTKDAAETEGVIQTFEEKEDPMTGLKWQRIEAQIWTDKDYLLTELQPLWGYARDTFRSSCSVCHTQPDEAHFDANTWPGMFQGMLAFVNMDQDTQALVQKYLQEHSSTFVKKEH from the coding sequence ATGAAGTGGTTAACCAACCTCTGGCGCACACTGAACAAACCCACCAAAGCGCTGACCTTAGGCGCCGTCAGCATCAGCGCTTTTATCATGGGTATCATCTTCTGGGGCGGATTTAATACTGCACTCGAAGCCACCAATACCGAAGCTTTTTGTATTAGTTGCCACAGTATGGAAAGCAAACCCTACCAAGAGCTGCAGGAAACTGTGCATTGGTCGAATCACTCTGGCGTTCGCGCCACCTGCCCCGATTGCCACGTGCCCCATAACTGGAGCCGTAAAATCGCCCGTAAGATGGAAGCCTCGCACGACGTCTGGGGCTGGTTATTTAACACAGTCAACACCCCTGAAAAATTCGAAGCCAAACGCTTAGAAATGGCGAGCCGTGAATGGAAACGTTTCGACCGCGACAACTCCTTAGCCTGCAAAAACTGCCACAACTACAACTCGATGAAATGGGAAGCCATGTCACCGCTGGCACAAAAACAGATGAAACGCGCTGCAGAAATCGACCAAAGCTGTATCGATTGCCATAAAGGTATTGCCCACCACTTACCAGAAATGGGCACTGCCCGCGCACCAGAACTGATTGCAGAAGTCGGATCGGGTGTTAGCTCAGTTGAAACAAATCAAACTTACTATAGCGCCCTGACTAAACCCTTATTCTTCACTGATAAAGGCGATGTGGAAGCAGGCACACTCAACGTAGCAACGAAAGTCAAAGTGCTCGAAACCCAAGGCAAACGCATCAAGATCGGCATCGATGGCTGGCGTAAAAAGATTGGTGCTGGCCGCGTGATCTACATGGACTTTGGTGTGAACATTCTGTCGGCACAGTTAACCAAAGACGCAGCCGAAACCGAAGGTGTTATCCAAACCTTTGAAGAAAAAGAAGATCCTATGACAGGCCTTAAATGGCAGCGTATCGAAGCGCAAATCTGGACCGATAAGGATTATCTGCTGACCGAGCTGCAACCACTTTGGGGTTATGCCCGCGATACCTTCCGCTCCAGCTGCAGTGTTTGCCATACCCAACCCGATGAGGCGCACTTTGACGCCAATACTTGGCCGGGAATGTTCCAAGGCATGTTGGCCTTCGTGAATATGGACCAAGACACCCAAGCACTAGTGCAGAAATATCTGCAGGAACATTCGTCAACTTTTGTGAAAAAAGAGCACTAA
- the torE gene encoding trimethylamine N-oxide reductase system protein TorE yields the protein MTKPNIQTPTSEKSTRKSELKALGFIIFLLFPALTIAGISIYGFIIWMIQAFGGVVGH from the coding sequence ATGACAAAGCCAAACATACAAACACCTACATCAGAGAAATCCACGCGCAAAAGTGAATTAAAAGCGCTCGGGTTCATCATCTTTTTACTCTTCCCCGCGCTCACTATCGCAGGGATCAGTATTTACGGCTTCATCATTTGGATGATCCAAGCCTTCGGCGGCGTTGTCGGCCACTAA
- a CDS encoding NCS2 family permease: protein MSEQLSSTAVPSGSFLDRYFSIQQRGSTVRQEVIAGLTTFLAMVYSVIVVPNMLGQAGFDPGAVFIATCLIASFGSLLMGLWANLPMAIGCAISLTAFTAFSLVLGQGMSIPVTLGAIFLMGVTFTLVSVTGIRQWVLANLPKGIAHGTGIGIGLFLLLIATNSVQLIVANSAGLPVKLGDINSLPVIATILGLAATIGLERRGVPGGILLVIIALSVFGLVFDPSVKYQGLFALPDLTSEHSLIGQLDIMGAFNPVVLPIVLALVMTAIFDATGTIRAVAGQANLLDKDDNIVGGGKALTSDSVSSMVAGLVGGAPAAVYIESAAGTAAGGKTGLTATIVGVLFLLMMFLAPLSYLVPAYATAPALMYVGLLMLSNVAKLDFDDKVDAMAGLTCAVFIILSCNIVTGIMLGFVTLVVGRICSGEWRKLKVGVLAITLGLVVFYMGGWAI from the coding sequence ATGTCTGAGCAATTGAGTTCAACAGCCGTACCCTCTGGTTCGTTTCTGGACCGTTATTTTTCTATTCAACAACGTGGCAGCACAGTTCGCCAAGAAGTGATTGCGGGATTGACGACTTTCCTCGCTATGGTCTACTCAGTGATTGTGGTGCCAAACATGTTAGGCCAAGCGGGATTTGATCCTGGTGCCGTGTTTATCGCCACCTGTTTAATTGCTTCATTTGGTTCTTTGCTCATGGGTTTATGGGCAAATTTACCTATGGCGATTGGCTGCGCGATTTCGCTCACCGCCTTTACTGCCTTTAGCTTAGTGCTCGGTCAGGGCATGTCGATTCCGGTTACCTTAGGTGCGATTTTCCTAATGGGCGTGACTTTCACGCTTGTGAGCGTGACGGGTATTCGTCAGTGGGTGCTGGCTAATTTACCTAAGGGCATTGCCCACGGTACTGGCATAGGTATCGGCTTGTTTTTACTCTTGATTGCGACTAACAGCGTGCAATTGATTGTGGCTAATAGCGCAGGCTTACCGGTGAAGTTGGGCGACATTAATAGCCTACCTGTTATTGCTACTATTCTAGGTTTAGCGGCAACTATTGGTTTAGAGCGCCGTGGTGTACCTGGCGGTATTCTGTTGGTGATTATCGCGTTATCGGTATTTGGTTTAGTGTTCGATCCGAGCGTGAAATACCAAGGTTTGTTTGCCTTGCCTGATTTAACCTCAGAGCATTCACTGATTGGTCAGCTCGATATCATGGGCGCCTTTAATCCTGTGGTATTGCCTATCGTATTAGCGTTAGTGATGACGGCGATTTTCGATGCGACCGGCACCATCCGTGCTGTGGCTGGCCAAGCGAATTTGCTCGATAAAGACGACAATATTGTCGGCGGCGGCAAAGCCTTAACCTCAGACTCGGTCAGCAGCATGGTGGCGGGTTTAGTGGGCGGCGCACCAGCGGCTGTGTATATCGAGTCGGCGGCGGGTACTGCGGCGGGCGGTAAGACAGGTTTAACTGCGACGATCGTGGGCGTACTGTTTCTATTGATGATGTTTTTAGCGCCATTAAGCTATTTAGTGCCAGCCTATGCGACAGCACCTGCTTTGATGTACGTGGGTTTGTTGATGCTGAGTAACGTAGCAAAACTTGATTTTGACGATAAAGTCGATGCCATGGCAGGCTTAACCTGCGCTGTGTTTATCATCTTAAGTTGTAATATCGTCACAGGTATTATGCTGGGCTTTGTGACCCTAGTTGTCGGCCGTATCTGTAGTGGTGAATGGCGCAAACTGAAAGTAGGCGTGCTCGCCATTACCTTAGGTTTAGTGGTGTTCTATATGGGTGGTTGGGCGATTTAA
- a CDS encoding CBS domain-containing protein: MPIIIADIMSTRVVTVEMDDRLTVAKEIFDQANFHHLLVVDEYQLEGVLSERDLLRAISPNLGSSAETARDLETLQKRVHQVMTRNPVTVAPHINLDTATRILLDNDIGCLPVLEDGKLVGIVTWKDLLRAYCEYRAQNQSEC, encoded by the coding sequence ATGCCGATCATTATCGCCGATATTATGAGTACCCGAGTCGTCACGGTTGAAATGGACGACCGATTGACTGTGGCGAAGGAAATCTTCGACCAAGCGAACTTTCATCACTTGTTGGTCGTCGATGAGTATCAACTTGAAGGCGTGTTATCGGAGCGGGATCTATTGCGCGCGATTAGCCCGAACTTGGGCAGTAGCGCCGAAACAGCAAGAGACTTAGAAACCCTGCAAAAACGTGTGCATCAAGTGATGACCCGTAATCCGGTTACCGTTGCGCCTCACATCAATTTAGATACAGCAACCCGCATCTTGTTAGACAATGATATAGGCTGTTTGCCGGTGTTAGAAGACGGTAAATTGGTTGGGATTGTCACTTGGAAAGACTTACTGCGGGCCTATTGTGAATACCGGGCACAAAATCAAAGCGAGTGCTAA